Part of the Vigna radiata var. radiata cultivar VC1973A chromosome 11, Vradiata_ver6, whole genome shotgun sequence genome is shown below.
TGCGTATATTGTACACCTTCACTAAACATTGAATAATATACATTATTCTCTTCCacattgtctttttttttcctctgttTCTTCTCTGATTCATCTATGTTTGCTTCCATGGCGTTATAGTTCCATTGCAATAATAAGGTTCTAATTTTAATATGGTTTCAAAGCTTTTCATAGGAAAGAAGAGCTCTATTGTGTATACTTTATCTTGGCTCATTTTCTtaggtttttattatattcttcttgtttcctctttcttttcccCTTCTTGTATTGTTCTTTTATCATGGCAGAGGAAGTTTCGGGTTACCATTATTTGTACATGCATTTCAGCGAGATCCTTTCGACCTATCTTGTTTTACTCGTTCTTAATGGTAGCAATTATAATTCTTAAAGCCAATCTATGGAAGGGACACTAAGTGTTAAGAATAAACTCGAGATTGTTGATGGAAATGTGGTGGAATCGGAGAAAACTAATAAATCATACACAACTTGACGAAGATGCAATCATATGGTGGTTTCGTGAATCATTCATTAggtttttaagtttatttgtcAAATTGTGTTATGGATGGACAAAGAGGAAGATATCCATCAAGATACTTTCAAGggaatttgttatatatatatatatatatatatatatatatatatatatatttttttttttttttttttgagttgaAGATGAATATGTTCAAGAAATGATATTTGTCTATCACATAGTACTTTACCAAGCTGCATATCATGTGGGatgatttggaaaatttggaaaattttcatattcttttgcACATGTAAGACTAAGTATTATTGTGCAGTTTTCACAGTTATTTCTTAGGGGATAAAAAGGGAAGATtcttaagacaagatcgtctacAAAGAACAAATTGTCTAAcaagttttgaattttaacaaacaacacttaatgaaatattaataatagaatGTAATGTCTAATGATGACATGAGCTAAAAGACAATATTGGATGAAACATGTGTCTatcaaatataacaatttatccagaatattgaaaaagataaaaaatttataaagaatacAATGTTTATTGAAAAATCTGTCTAAACGCAAATGGCGTTTGATCATGTGAATGTTAAGCTAAACACTGATACTTAAGATTCAATAACCAAATGCGTTGAGCCATTATATGTATGATAAGATGAACTATCCAAGATATTAGTgtaacatgataaaaaaatatatataattatttgatatctCAAACATATCCAAGGCATAAGACATAAAAAACATCAAACACGATAGAACTTCTAACAAAATGTCTAATCACCATAACACTTGAACAAAATGGTAGTGTTTGAAAGTCAAGCTTTGTTAAGCATAACTAAATGATATATTGAAGCTTAGACAACCCTATGAAACAAGCATTTAAAAGATCATATCATTTAAGCATGACACATTAAGCACTTTACCTCCAAATGATGCTTTTATCAAATAATGTTGGCATGTGCCAAAATGTTATAAACACGCAACATGCTTAATGATCACCAACGTTTAAAACGTTTAATGTTGTGGGAAAAAGTGTTTCTTTGCTTGCATGCTTTGTTCTTGTTGCATGTGCAGGTAATGTCAacaataaactttatttagaaGTGTTGCACGAAAGATATAAAGACGTTGTTGAGAGATAAGAAGACGTCTGTTCCTTCACTAACAGACTTCAAAAAGGCAATTAACATTGTTATTTATGACCAATAGACGTCTAATGGGTCTCTTAAAATATCTCCACgctttattttttatgaatttgaaaactaaaagaCGTCTGTTCTTTCACCAATAGACTACAAAAAAGCAATTAATGTATGTTCTTTTGACCAACAAACGTCTAGTGggtcttttaaaatattttcgcgattaattttttatgaatttaaacaCTTAAAGAGGTATGTTCTTTGACCAAGAAACTTCAAGAAGACAAATTTGTACTAGtgattttgattgattttgttcaatatgttactactcaattaaaaaaaaaaaacataaaattcataAGAACTTATAATGATCTAGAATTTAAGATGGATAACTTTTATGATTAGCATGATATCATTCATTAACCTACTTACATTGAAACACTTGAACAAAATgtcatattgaaaaaaaatacatattaaatgttGTTAGGTCTTTATTATATCAAGGTAATATTAGTAGACAATTTTGGTGCTATGCTGTgaaacatgttattttttttttatatataaacagaATTTCTATACTTTATCTTGATAATATTTCACTTTACGAAAAATTAAGCaatattaatagtataaaaGTAACATTAATACTCAGGAATAAATTGGACTCAAGAGCTAACCTAATCatatttttaggttttaaagTTAATactaaaagttttttattacttaatttgATTAATCATAACATTTGATTAATCATAACATAAAagacttttgaaaatatttttttaaatatatagaaattacGCACACcgagattaattttttattataataaaaactttgATGTAGAATACaacactttcaaaataaaaaacctaaatcttataaaatttaagttgtCTTTACTTAACAACTTTCTCCTGGTCTAATGAATAGattagttttttcattttacaacaTTAATGTGTTGAAGTAATTCATTATACTAGAATTACAAGACAACTTTTCTATACAGTATAATTTAGACTTAGGCTTTTTCTCCcaaattaattagaatattttattaaattaatggtTTTTCCttcttaatttatctttaataattaattaagtatgaaaaaGGATAGACTTTCCAAAATTTAGAGTTCTATgtatttttacttctttttattaatactATTTCGGAATAATCAAATGGCATATTTTAGGAAATGATccattatcattaaaaaaaataatactccGAGTAtgtttatctttaaataaatacttttacacATCACGCCACCtgatttaaagagaaaaataattaactattaaatatactattttcaagagaagaaacttagatttatccaaataatatttatgtatttgattGGGTGGCCGACCGTTAATATTCGTTATCAAGCGAGTGACTGGAGAACTACCGTAATTTCTATTTTGGCGCACTTGCCGCAAAATTGAAGTGGGATTCAGCATGCGAACAAAGTAACggttacattttttattatttattattagttttgtatatggaattttaattacatttccTGAATAAgacaaaaccaaatataaaaaaaacacacacactcctagaaaattaaaaatatatgtactatataataaaataaagacttctatgaaaaaaatatctGAATTAAATGTTGGAATACTTTTTAAAGATTAACAATTTATTGGAATGAATTGTGTTCTTagagataataataaaaaaaatattcatatcaGACCAACTTAATCGAAACAATTCATAAAAGGTGATTGcatgttaaaatataaagaaaaatagaacGAGAAGCTAATACAAGTTTGTAAAGTGAAGAGaaactagagaaaaaaaatttaaaactctaAAATCTAAGTGCTCTAATGTGTAAAATgggaaaaatattaataaaggaGCTATACAAAGTCTCgtacataaattaatattatttaattgagaTAGAAGAAGTGAAAAATTGGATTGTACAAGTGAATTTCAAATTGTcatgaaatgaaaataacaaattggtgtaataaatatttatatcgaAACAGAATCAGAAGAATTTAATATGATTACAgtgattgaaattaattatttgcatttattaattaataatgtgaAGAGAGAAGTGTATAATGGTTATGTCATGAAATATTAATCCATTATGCACATAATAGATTATGGCCGCCTTTTTACGttactaataaagatttttaatgaattttatcatacatataacacatttaaaaatatttaacgtAATTTACATTtactttgaatttaaatatatatatatatatatatatatatatatatatatattatatgggTTTGTTTACGTCTGTTGtcagttgatacattttaataatgtgtatcggattataatagacaaaaacaaaaataccctcatatattatgaatataagttttaaagtcaaagatatttaaataattttcattttcaaaactaaaaaaaacttaaatctttactcacctctctcatccTTGTGAATCCtttctctcactccaaccttttaaagttaagaatatttaacaaaataatatattttttttaattttaattcatactcattcatacataattaaattaagtatataaaattaattaaataaatttatttaaatgttgccTAACATAAACTAATAACTTGATAACTAttcattattcaaatttaatttatattcattctcaataaaatataatataagatatattattaattcattgaataatattattgtttgtACTAGATTGGGACGATGATGGATTTTGTTCAACTTTCTGTCTGAACAAACGTTTGCTTCTCTCTTTATTTTGGATGAGCGatcaattttaaaagaatgaCCTGGAAAAGACACTctaacgctcaagtcagatatatttattctaaaagtctaaagtaatcaaaattatgaaaaagtgtCTTGCTCCaaaattaaacctatatttacataatttataaaaatcaaaccTATTAATTTACCTCTTAGAAGTTATTAACGTCAATATTAACCATTTATAATACCGACCCATCACATagtaacaataattattttttattttttcagtcgcataaatcatatttttgacaaatttttcaCTCAAATCTACTAACTTTTCTTCAGTCTAAACAATCTTATCTAAGTTTTTAACTCACTCCACTTTATAAGAGAAAGATTAccaaattagttaaaaattaaacattaagtTATAATGTTGTAAGCGCGCTGATATAAcattcatcatatatatataatatttttattttgatattgaatcaagttaaatgtaaaagttaataatcgatatttaaattaaaattattttaagtaatttatttcATGTCGGAAACATGAATATCAAACtcaataatatctaaattaaaattatttaaaaaaaaaaaacagataatGGCAATTTCGTTTCTGAGTTCAATTGGCCCAAGAAATCCAACTCCTACATAAACCCTCTTCCACGCATTCATTCGTGCATACATATTCCAATTCCATTCTCGACACATAACACAACTCAATAAGTTCCCCCCAAAATGACACGTCATTTCCTCCTCCTTTCTCTGTTATTCTTTGCGTCCACACTCTCTCGTCTCGTCCTAACTGTCACCGCCGGTCACGCTTCCGCTTTCACTTCCAGTCACGCTTCTGGTGACACCGACTTCATTCGCCAAAGCTGCAACGCAACGTTGTACCCTGACCTATGCTTCTCCTCGCTCTCTCGCTACGCCGCCGCGGTGCAACGTAGCCCCGGCGGCCTCGCGCGCGTGGCCGTTGCCGTGGCGCTTGCTAAGGCGCACGGCGTAGCGGCCTATCTCTCGCACCAGACCGCTGCGGTGATCGACGAGGATTCCGGCGCAGGTGCCAGCGCCGCCGTGAACGACTGCTTCGCGAACCTGGAGGACGCTGTGGACGAGATCCGCGGCTCGTTGAAGCAGATGCGGCGACTGAGACCGAACGAGGACTCCGGTTCGGTCCGGTTCGGGGTGAGCAACGTGCTGACGTGGATGAGCGCGGCGCTGACGGACGAGGAAACGTGCACGGACGGGTTCGAGGGCGTAGAAGAAGGTCCCGTGAAGACGAGCGTATGCGATCGCGTAACCAGAGTGAAGAAGTTCACAAGCAATGCTTTGGCGCTGGTGAACGGTTTCGCTAATAAGTTATAATATGCGCACAGTTGAAAACGAATAGTCTCTGTCGTTTTTGTTGTTTACTTTGCcttttggttttgtgtgtgaATGCTTACTAGTCTTATCTTTCAAATAtagtaatttagttttataatttttgcatCTCTAAtaactctttatttttctctttctctttaacttttattacagtaaaaaatttatataaaattttggtcttttgaaaatgaaacaattttagtttaggatattttaaattatatttgtgtaACCCTGACAAC
Proteins encoded:
- the LOC106777262 gene encoding pectinesterase inhibitor 7; translated protein: MTRHFLLLSLLFFASTLSRLVLTVTAGHASAFTSSHASGDTDFIRQSCNATLYPDLCFSSLSRYAAAVQRSPGGLARVAVAVALAKAHGVAAYLSHQTAAVIDEDSGAGASAAVNDCFANLEDAVDEIRGSLKQMRRLRPNEDSGSVRFGVSNVLTWMSAALTDEETCTDGFEGVEEGPVKTSVCDRVTRVKKFTSNALALVNGFANKL